From one Triticum urartu cultivar G1812 chromosome 3, Tu2.1, whole genome shotgun sequence genomic stretch:
- the LOC125548544 gene encoding heavy metal-associated isoprenylated plant protein 2-like, which yields MKMVLKVPMVCKKCKSCVLTIVSKVKGVKSMAYDEEKSTLTVVGEVDVVVVVDALRKGKHPATVVTVGDEKKEAEEKKKKEEEEKKKKEAEEKKKKECLEKMQKCCLKACPPPLYCPKACSPPRHCPPPPRCPPQSYCYVDDSGPCTIV from the exons ATGAAG ATGGTGCTTAAGGTGCCGATGGTCTGCAAGAAGTGCAAATCTTGCGTCCTTACGATTGTGTCCAAGGTCAAAG GCGTCAAGTCGATGGCATACGACGAGGAGAAGAGCACGCTGACGGTGGTGGGGGAAGTGGACGTGGTGGTGGTCGTCGACGCGCTGCGCAAGGGGAAGCACCCGGCGACAGTGGTGACGGTGGGCGACGAGAAGAAGGaagcggaggagaagaagaagaaggaggaagaggagaagaagaagaaggaggccgaggagaagaagaagaaggaatgcCTGGAGAAGATGCAGAAGTGCTGCCTCAAGGCTTGCCCGCCGCCACTCTACTGCCCCAAGGCTTGCTCGCCGCCACGCCACTGCCCGCCGCCACCCCGCTGCCCGCCGCAATCCTACTGCTACGTCGACGACTCCGGCCCCTGCACCATCGTGTGA